Genomic DNA from Alicyclobacillus fastidiosus:
ATGTGCTCCCACTTCTCTGTTGCAATGGGTGCGTCGAGCGGTTGGGAGTAGTGCCCTCGCGTTTCTGGTGCAACTGGTGTCGTCGCATCGAGGATCATCTTGTGTGTGATGCCGGCTGGGTTGGACCCAGGATCGAGCGGGATGACGGACATATCCGGCAGAATGATCACGTCGTGCGCAGGGTGCATCTTCGTTGAGAGCGCCCACATGACTTGTGGGAGATTAAACGGATCGACTGTCTCATCGACGATAATTGCCAGTTTGCAGTAGCCGAGGCCGTGCGGCGTCGTCATGGCGCGCATACCGACTGCTTTGGCGAATCCGCCGTACCGCTTCTTTGTCGAAATGATGGCGACGAGACCGTGTGTATACATTGCGTTGACCGCCACGATTTCGTCCGGAAACGCATCCTTGAGCTGCTGGTACATGGGCACACACGTATTTACACCGACCATGTAGTCGGTTTCTGTCCAAGGCATGCCGATGTACAGGTGTTCAAAAATCGGATTCCGGCGGTGGTACACGCGTTTGATGTGGATCACAGGCATGCTTCGCCCACCGGAATAGTGGCCTGTAAACTCGCCAAACGGCCCCTCAAACTCGCGAACGCCTGCAAGAACTTCGCCCTCGAGGACGATTTCTGCGCCCCACGGAACGTCGAGGTTCGTGCCAGGCAACGTGAATATTTTGTACGGTTCGCCTTGGATAGCGCCTGCCATTTCGTACTCAGATTGGTCGTAGCCGATGGGGGCTGCGGCCATCGTCGTAATCACCGGTTCGCAACCAATGGCGAGGGCGACTGGCAGATTTTCTCCGCGCTCCTCAGCCAATCGCAGGTGCACACCGATGTCGTGCTGGGGCACTGGTTGAATGCCGAGGCGGTCCTTGCCCTTCACTTGAATCCGGTAGACGCCCACGTTCTGTTTACCAAAGTGCTCGGGATCGGTCGGATCGCGTGAGATCACACAGGCCTTGTCGATATAGAAACCGCCGTCGTATTGATTCAATCGGAACAGCGGAAGCAGGTCGAAGAGGTTGATGTCCTCGTTTACCTCAACTTCTTGAAATGGCGCGCTGTCCAAACGTTCGACTGGAACTGGATAGTTATCCCACCTGCGGGCAAATTCGAAGAATTGTTCTTTGACTGGTGTATTTTTTGGCATCCCCATCATCAAAGCGTGATTTGGCCAGGAGCCGATGACGTTCATCGCGACTTTGGCATCGTTATAGCCGTTGATGTTCGTGAATAGCAGTGCAGGGCTTTTGTCACTAACGTTGTTGATAGCTCGTCCAGCAGAACCCAAATCCGGCTCTGGCATCACTTCATCTTCAATGGTGAGAAGTTGTACCTCTTTGCGCAGGGTGTCTAAAAAGTCACGGAAGTCCTGGTATGCCATATGTTCTGCCTCCGAATCCTAGGTATTGCGAATCGTCGTTCGACCGGGATACCGGTTTTCTCTATTTCGTGTTACCGCCCAATAGACAAAATCGCCCCCCCTTTTGGATAAGGGGGGGCCAATTCGCGTACTGTTATTCCGGAATATAAGGTAACTCGAGGTTCTTCGGCGCATTGATCACGTGCGTTTCCGTGTAGCCGAGGATACCTTCTTCGCCATATTCGCGTCCGACACCAGACTGCTTTACGCCGCCAAATGGAAAGCGGACGTCAAGACCTTGGACTGCTGCCGTGTTGATCATCGTGGTGCCTGCTTCAATGCGGTGAGCCACCTGAATTGCGTGGTTCTGTTCACCCCAGACAGAACTGGTCAGCCCATAGATGCTGTTGTTGACGAGTGAGATGCCTTGTTCTTCGTCGTCATACGGCAAGATAGGTACAGTTGGTCCGAATTGCTCCTCGACGACGATGGGATCGTCATAACTAGCGTCTAGTACCAAGGTTGGTTGCAGGAAGTAACCTTTGTTGAACACGTCCTCGTCCAGCACTTTACCCAATGGGATCATTTTGGCACCGCGGCTCTTCGCACCATCAATCAAGCTTTGAACGTACTTCTTTTGTCCCAGATTATTGACAGCGCCAATCGTTACATTTGGATCAAATGGGTCGCCAACGCGAATCCACTTATTTGCCGCTTCAATATATTTCTCGACAAATTGGTCGTAAATGGAGCGGTGAACGTAGACGCGTTTTGCGATCATACAAATCTGTCCGGCTGTCAGGAAGTTCGAGATGACCATGCGACGCATCGCGCGTTCATCGTTCACGTCGAAGTCGGAGAGAACAAGTGCCGCGTCGTTGCCCCCGAGTTCCAACGTCATATCTTTAATGGTGTCAGCCGCTGCCTTGATGATAGACTTCGCTGTTTTTGTTCCGCCGGTGAACGCGATCTTGGAGATCTTTGGATTGCTCGTCAGTTCGACGCCTACGTCTGCGTCTCCGTGAACCACGTTGAGAACGCCTGGTGGAAATTCGTTCGCGATGATTTCGATCACCTTGGTCACGGTCAGTGGTGCAAATGGACTTGGCTTGAGGACCATGGTGTTGCCTGCCAGGATTCCAGGAGCGGCCTTGATCGTGGACAACGAGATCGGGTAGTTCCACGGCGTGATTGCGGCTACCACCCCAATCGGATCGTGAGAAATGATGGTCGTGCCACCGTCATGCTCCTTGATTTCGTCACGCAGGACTTCCTTTGCCGTGTTACAAGCGTATTCCATCCACATGAAGGAAACCGCAAATTCACCCATGGCGTCGTAAAGAGCCTTACCGTGTTCACGGGCAAGCAATCGGGCCAGTTCTGGTGTTGCCTCCTTCAACTTTTGGATCGCGCGCTCCATTCTCTCGATCCGTTCATCAAGCGACGACCACTTCCAAGTTGCGAATGCTGTATGTGCAGCGTCGATGGCACGAATTGCGTCTTCGCGGGAGCTCATTGGCGCATAGCCGACAATCTCATCGGGACGAGACGGATTTTCGCGGGAGTACGTCTTTTCTGTTTCGACTTTTTCACCATTAATAATTGCGTGAACCACAATGGGTTGTTCCGACATCTTGGAACACCTGCTTTCATTGATATTCGGATCGAATATACGGGGCACATTTCCAACTTAAAGCTGTACTCCTTTATTTAATCGCCGAAAAGTTGTTATAGCAACTATAGAACAAAAAATTATTGCACATTAGCAGACATTTTCAACAGAATTCTGCGCATCTGTTCTATTTCTTCGTCTG
This window encodes:
- a CDS encoding aldehyde dehydrogenase family protein; amino-acid sequence: MSEQPIVVHAIINGEKVETEKTYSRENPSRPDEIVGYAPMSSREDAIRAIDAAHTAFATWKWSSLDERIERMERAIQKLKEATPELARLLAREHGKALYDAMGEFAVSFMWMEYACNTAKEVLRDEIKEHDGGTTIISHDPIGVVAAITPWNYPISLSTIKAAPGILAGNTMVLKPSPFAPLTVTKVIEIIANEFPPGVLNVVHGDADVGVELTSNPKISKIAFTGGTKTAKSIIKAAADTIKDMTLELGGNDAALVLSDFDVNDERAMRRMVISNFLTAGQICMIAKRVYVHRSIYDQFVEKYIEAANKWIRVGDPFDPNVTIGAVNNLGQKKYVQSLIDGAKSRGAKMIPLGKVLDEDVFNKGYFLQPTLVLDASYDDPIVVEEQFGPTVPILPYDDEEQGISLVNNSIYGLTSSVWGEQNHAIQVAHRIEAGTTMINTAAVQGLDVRFPFGGVKQSGVGREYGEEGILGYTETHVINAPKNLELPYIPE
- a CDS encoding non-oxidative hydroxyarylic acid decarboxylases subunit C; translated protein: MAYQDFRDFLDTLRKEVQLLTIEDEVMPEPDLGSAGRAINNVSDKSPALLFTNINGYNDAKVAMNVIGSWPNHALMMGMPKNTPVKEQFFEFARRWDNYPVPVERLDSAPFQEVEVNEDINLFDLLPLFRLNQYDGGFYIDKACVISRDPTDPEHFGKQNVGVYRIQVKGKDRLGIQPVPQHDIGVHLRLAEERGENLPVALAIGCEPVITTMAAAPIGYDQSEYEMAGAIQGEPYKIFTLPGTNLDVPWGAEIVLEGEVLAGVREFEGPFGEFTGHYSGGRSMPVIHIKRVYHRRNPIFEHLYIGMPWTETDYMVGVNTCVPMYQQLKDAFPDEIVAVNAMYTHGLVAIISTKKRYGGFAKAVGMRAMTTPHGLGYCKLAIIVDETVDPFNLPQVMWALSTKMHPAHDVIILPDMSVIPLDPGSNPAGITHKMILDATTPVAPETRGHYSQPLDAPIATEKWEHIFQELLNHQ